A segment of the Candidatus Thermoplasmatota archaeon genome:
GACAACCGAAAATGATGTCCCAAGTACTGGAACCACCGCTTCCAATTTCCATATACCTCTACAGATGCAATTCGCAGTTTTACCTCCAGCCCCTCAAGGATATGCTCGAAGAAAAAGACAGCTATGGCCTCCTTTTAATAGACAGGAGGGAATGCACAATCGGCTTTCTTTTCGGGAAAAGAATAGATATGGCAGCCTATCTGACATCACGTGTTCCGGGCAAGCACGGCAGGGGCGGGCAGTCGCAGCGCCGATTTGAAAGATTGACAGAAATTGCCGCTCATGAGTGGTTTGTCAAGGCAGGGGAAAAGGCGTCCGAACTGTTTCTGGAAAAAGAAAATTTGAAAGGCGTGCTGGTCGGCGGTCCCGGCCCTACCAAGAGGGCGTTTCTCAACAAAAATTATCTAGACTACAGGATAGCCGATAAAATAATTGGCGTGTATGATACCGGCTACACCGATGAATACGGACTGAAAGAACTCATCAATAATGCTGCTGATGACCTAGAAGAGATGGACATAATTAAAGAAAAAAAAATCATGAACAGATTTATGAATGAAATAAGAAGTGACAGCGGGCTTGCGATATATGGTGAAGAAGAGGTCAGGAAAGCACTTATGATAGGGGCCGTGGATACGCTCATTTTGTCTGATGCGCTGAGAAAGTACAGGGTGACAATCTCCTGCCAGTCCTGCGGTTACACGG
Coding sequences within it:
- the prf1 gene encoding peptide chain release factor aRF-1; this translates as MKNLSPTEKYKFKRKLEELEGIKGQHTELITLYIPPDKQISDVVAHLRDEYSQSSNIKSKQTRKNVLSAIESIMSQVRYFKTPPSNGVVFFVGEGAKSGGQPKMMSQVLEPPLPISIYLYRCNSQFYLQPLKDMLEEKDSYGLLLIDRRECTIGFLFGKRIDMAAYLTSRVPGKHGRGGQSQRRFERLTEIAAHEWFVKAGEKASELFLEKENLKGVLVGGPGPTKRAFLNKNYLDYRIADKIIGVYDTGYTDEYGLKELINNAADDLEEMDIIKEKKIMNRFMNEIRSDSGLAIYGEEEVRKALMIGAVDTLILSDALRKYRVTISCQSCGYTGNMVVDDLNNVKCPKCSSLTNIEKEKDILEEYSEIAEQSSTDAQIISRETEEGNILMKAFGGVAGILRYKIE